The following are from one region of the Strix uralensis isolate ZFMK-TIS-50842 chromosome 4, bStrUra1, whole genome shotgun sequence genome:
- the SRSF5 gene encoding serine/arginine-rich splicing factor 5 isoform X1 — translation MSGCRVFIGRLNPAAREKDVERFFKGYGRIRDIDLKRGFGFVEFEDPRDADDAVYELDGKELCSERVTIEHARARSRGRGRGRYSDRFSSRRPRSDRRNAPPVRTENRLIVENLSSRVSWQDLKDFMRQAGEVTFADAHRPKLNEGVVEFASYSDLKNAIEKLSGKEINGRKIKLIEGSKRHSRSRSRSRSRSRSSSRSRSRSRSRSRKSYSRSRSRSRSKSRSVSRSPMPEKSQKRGSSSRSKSPSSVDRQRSRSRSRSVDSGN, via the exons ATGAGCGGCTGTCGCGTCTTCATCGGGAGGCTGAACCCGGCCGCCAGGGAGAAGGATGTGGAGAGGTTCTTCAAGGGATACGGCCGCATCCGGGACATCGATCTGAAGAGGGGGTTTGGGTTTGTG GAATTTGAGGATCCAAGGGATGCAGATGATGCTGTCTATGAATTGGATGGAAAAGAGCTTTGCAGTGAGAG ggttACAATTGAGCATGCAAGAGCACGCTCTAGGGGTAGAGGCAGAGGAAGGTACTCTGACCGTTTTAGTAGCCGCCGTCCACGTAGTGACAGGAG aaatGCTCCACCTGTAAGAACAGAAAATCGCCTCATAGTAGAAAATTTGTCTTCCCGAGTCAGCTGGCAG GATCTCAAAGACTTCATGAGACAAGCTGGGGAAGTAACCTTTGCAGATGCACACAGACCTAAGTTAAATGAAGG GGTGGTTGAATTCGCCTCTTACAGTGATTTAAAGAATGCTATTGAAAAGCTTTCTGGTAAAGAAATtaatggaaggaaaataaaactaattgAAGGCAGCAAAAGGCACAG TAGGTCCAGAAGCAGGTCACGGTCCCGTAGCAGAAGCTCATCCAGGTCTCGTAGCCGTTCCCGTTCCCGCAGCCGCAAGTCTTACAGCAGGTCAAGGAGTAGGAGCCGTAGCAAGTCTCGATCAGTTAGTAGATCTCCAATGCCAGAGAAGAGCCAGAAACGTGGTTCTTCCAGTAGATCTAAATCCCCATCATCCGTGGATCGGCAGAGGTCTAGATCGAGGTCCAGATCTGTTGACAGTGGCAACTGA
- the SRSF5 gene encoding serine/arginine-rich splicing factor 5 isoform X2, with protein sequence MSGCRVFIGRLNPAAREKDVERFFKGYGRIRDIDLKRGFGFVEFEDPRDADDAVYELDGKELCSERVTIEHARARSRGRGRGRYSDRFSSRRPRSDRRNAPPVRTENRLIVENLSSRVSWQDLKDFMRQAGEVTFADAHRPKLNEGVVEFASYSDLKNAIEKLSGKEINGRKIKLIEGSKRHRSRSRSRSRSRSSSRSRSRSRSRSRKSYSRSRSRSRSKSRSVSRSPMPEKSQKRGSSSRSKSPSSVDRQRSRSRSRSVDSGN encoded by the exons ATGAGCGGCTGTCGCGTCTTCATCGGGAGGCTGAACCCGGCCGCCAGGGAGAAGGATGTGGAGAGGTTCTTCAAGGGATACGGCCGCATCCGGGACATCGATCTGAAGAGGGGGTTTGGGTTTGTG GAATTTGAGGATCCAAGGGATGCAGATGATGCTGTCTATGAATTGGATGGAAAAGAGCTTTGCAGTGAGAG ggttACAATTGAGCATGCAAGAGCACGCTCTAGGGGTAGAGGCAGAGGAAGGTACTCTGACCGTTTTAGTAGCCGCCGTCCACGTAGTGACAGGAG aaatGCTCCACCTGTAAGAACAGAAAATCGCCTCATAGTAGAAAATTTGTCTTCCCGAGTCAGCTGGCAG GATCTCAAAGACTTCATGAGACAAGCTGGGGAAGTAACCTTTGCAGATGCACACAGACCTAAGTTAAATGAAGG GGTGGTTGAATTCGCCTCTTACAGTGATTTAAAGAATGCTATTGAAAAGCTTTCTGGTAAAGAAATtaatggaaggaaaataaaactaattgAAGGCAGCAAAAGGCACAG GTCCAGAAGCAGGTCACGGTCCCGTAGCAGAAGCTCATCCAGGTCTCGTAGCCGTTCCCGTTCCCGCAGCCGCAAGTCTTACAGCAGGTCAAGGAGTAGGAGCCGTAGCAAGTCTCGATCAGTTAGTAGATCTCCAATGCCAGAGAAGAGCCAGAAACGTGGTTCTTCCAGTAGATCTAAATCCCCATCATCCGTGGATCGGCAGAGGTCTAGATCGAGGTCCAGATCTGTTGACAGTGGCAACTGA
- the SRSF5 gene encoding serine/arginine-rich splicing factor 5 isoform X3 has product MSGCRVFIGRLNPAAREKDVERFFKGYGRIRDIDLKRGFGFVEFEDPRDADDAVYELDGKELCSERVTIEHARARSRGRGRGRYSDRFSSRRPRSDRRNAPPVRTENRLIVENLSSRVSWQPICVVGLMTRSACGLS; this is encoded by the exons ATGAGCGGCTGTCGCGTCTTCATCGGGAGGCTGAACCCGGCCGCCAGGGAGAAGGATGTGGAGAGGTTCTTCAAGGGATACGGCCGCATCCGGGACATCGATCTGAAGAGGGGGTTTGGGTTTGTG GAATTTGAGGATCCAAGGGATGCAGATGATGCTGTCTATGAATTGGATGGAAAAGAGCTTTGCAGTGAGAG ggttACAATTGAGCATGCAAGAGCACGCTCTAGGGGTAGAGGCAGAGGAAGGTACTCTGACCGTTTTAGTAGCCGCCGTCCACGTAGTGACAGGAG aaatGCTCCACCTGTAAGAACAGAAAATCGCCTCATAGTAGAAAATTTGTCTTCCCGAGTCAGCTGGCAG CCTATCTGTGTCGTTGGCCTTATGACGAGGAGTGCCTGTGGGTTATCCTAA